The Halalkalicoccus subterraneus nucleotide sequence ATCATCTCGTCGACGGGGGCGATCCCCTCGATGACCATCAGGTCACCCTCCTGGTACATGTCGTCGACGCGGCCGCGGCGACCCTGGATCTCGCCGCTTGCCGATCCCATGTGCTCCGAGGGAACGTCGATACGGACGTTCTGGATGGGTTCGAGCAGCGAGACGTGTCCGGTGATGAGTGCACGGTGGACCGCACGGCGCACCGCGGGGATGACCTGTGCGGGACCCCGATGGATGGTGTCCTCGTGCAGGCGCGCGTCGTTCAGCCGGAGCAGCGTCCCCTGGACGGGTTCGGCGGCCAGTGGACCCTCGTCGAGGGCTTCTTCGAGCCCCTCGATGACGAGTTCCATCGTCTCGTTGAGGTGCTGAATCCCTTTGGTGTCGTCGATGAGGACGTTCGTGCCGAAGATGTGCTCGACGTTCTGGGAGGGGTCTTTGTCCATGCCGGCCTCCTGGAGGGCCTCGCGGCGCTCCTGTTCGGGCATGTCCATCGAGACCTCGCCGAGCTTGATCGCATCGACGAGATCCTCGGAGAGGGGTTCGGCGGTGAGGTAGAACCGGTTGTGGCGGTTCGGCGAGATCCCCTCGACGGTGTCGGTCGCCCCGCGAATGGCCTCGCGGTAGACGACGATCGGTTCGCCGGTATTCACGGGGATACCTTGGTTGCGCTCGATGCGCTGGGTGATCACTTCGAGGTGGAGTTCGCCCTGGCCCGAGATGAGGTGTTCTCCCGTGTCTTCGTTGATCGTGATCTGGATCGTGGGGTCCTCCTTCGAGACCTGCCGGAGCGTCTCGATGAGCTTGGGCAGGTCGTCCATGCTTTTGGCCTCGACGCTTTTCGTGATGACCGGCTCGGAGATGTGCTCGATCGACTCGAAGGGGGTCATCTCGACGCTTGAGACCGTCGATCCGGCGATCGCGTCCCGAAGCCCGGTGACGGCAGCGATGTTCCCCGCGGGAACGTGTTCGACCTCCTCGCGCTCGCCGCCCATGTAGATGCCGACCGACTGGACGCGGTTCTTGTTCGCGGTACCGGAGACGTACAGCTCCTGGCCCTTCTCGATGGTGCCCGAGAAGACACGACCCGCGGCGATCTCGCCGGCGTGGGGGTCGACACCGATGTCGGTGACCATCAGGACGACCTCGCCGTCGTCATCGACCAGCCGCATCCCCTCCGCGAGGTCCGACTCGTCGTCGCCGCGCCAGATGCGCGGGATACGACGGGGCTGGGCGTCGAGCGGGTTCGGGAAGTGCTCACAGACCATGTCCAGCACGACGTCCGACAGCGGCGTCCGGTCGTGCAGTTCCTGGCGCTCGCCGTTCCGTTCGAGGTCGATGATGTCGCCGAAGTCGATGCCGGTCGCCTGCATCGAGGGCATCGAGACGCCCCAACGATAGAGCGCCGAGCCGAAGGCGACGGTGCCGTCCTCGACCGAAACCGTCCAGTCCTCGTCGATGTCGTCCATGTCCTCGGTCATCCCGCGGATGAGCTCGTTGACGTCGTCGATGACCGAGAGGAGGCGCTGTTGCATCTCCTCGGGGCCCTCCTGGAGCTCCGAGATGAGGCGGTCGACCTTGTTGATGAAGAGCGTCGGCTTGACGCCCTCACGAAGCGCCTGCCGGACGACCGTCTCGGTCTGGGGCATCGCGCCCTCGACGGCGTCGACGACGACCATCGCGCCGTCGACCGCGCGCATCGCTCGGGTGACGTCACCGCCGAAGTCGACGTGGCCCGGCGTGTCGATGAGGTTGATGAGGTGGTTGGTGTCCTCGTACTCGTGGGTCATCGAGACGTTGGCCGCGTCGATGGTGATCCCGCGCTCCTGTTCGTCCTCCTCGGTGTCCATCATCAGCCGGGTGGCCTCGCCCTCGTCGGCGATCATGCCCGCGCCGGCCAGTAGGTTGTCCGTCAGCGTCGTCTTGCCGTGATCGACGTGTGCGGCGATGGCGATGTTCCGGATGTTCTCCGGCTTGTCCATCAACCGTTCACACTCCTGAACGATCTTCTTTCGTCGGCCCATTACCGTCTTATATCGGAAGCGGCGTGAAAAGGGTAGTGTTTTGCTGGAGGTGATTCGACGCGAATCCTCGACAGCAGGCGATGAACACCAAGAATCGTGCCAGCCGTTCGCTCGCGGGTCGTCCCCCGATCGAAGGAGGTGATCGGACGGCGACCGATACGAGCGGAGCCGTCGCTTCCGGCGGCTCCGTGGAGCGGGGACGGGCTGGCGTCCTCGGGAGTGGCACGTGGTCACGCGCCGTGTCCTGCTTCATTTTTGAGCACGCCGAGGACGTTTCAGAGCAGGAGGGTCGGTGCCACCACGATCAGGACGATCCCGAGGACGACCCGAAGCCGGCCCGGATCGACCAGATGGGCGACCTTCCAGCCGGCGACGACGCCGATGAGCTGGGGGACCCCCACGAGCAACGCGACGGGAACTGAGACCGCGCCGGCGGTCGCGTAGCTCGCGGCGGCAAAGGCCGAGATGAAGATCGACTGGACCTGCGCGACGGCGACCGCGACGAGCATCGGGACGCCAAGCATCACGAGGACCGGCACGGCGACGACGGGCCCGCCGACGCCGAGCAGGCCGCCCAGAACCCCGACCCCGAGACCGATCGTCCCGATCATGATCCGCCGCTGTTGGGCCGGGACCGCATCGATCCGGTTCGAGGGCTTCAGTCCGACGCGCTCGCGGTAGACGATCACCACGCCGACGGTGGCGACGAACGCCGAGAGGAGGTAGCCGAAGACCGCCTCGGGCAACAGGAAGTTGAGCCGCGAGCCGGCGAGCGCGCCGAGGACGCTCGTGGCGCTCAGGACGATCGCTATTTCGCGGGCGTGTCCCTGTGCGAATTCGCCGGACTGGAAGTAGACGAGGCTCCCGAGGAGGCCCGTCGCGACGAACGTCGCGCTCGCGGTACCGGCGACCTCGGGGGACGAAAGCGGTGCGAGCGCGAACAGCGCGATCGTGACGAAGACGCCGCCGGGGCCGATCGCGGTGATGCCGATACCGGCAAACAGCGCGATCACCGCGAGCAGCACGGCGAGTTCGGGCGACACTATCGGGCGAAAACGGCCAGGCATAATACGTCTGGTGATACGCGAAAAGCGACTGCGAAAGGGGGTCTACAGACCGCCGCCGAAGAGCATCCCGACGAAGTCCCGTGCGGAGAAGACCGCGAGGACGATCGCGAGCAACACGAGCGTCGCGTTGATGGCGTTGAGCTTCAGCGAGTTGGTGTACTCGCCCATCGTCTCGCGGTCGTTGACCGACCAGAACAGCAGTGCCGCCGCCAGTGGTAGCCCGAAGATACCGTTGTAGGTCGGGAACAGCACGACCATGTCGACGACCCCGAGGTCGAGCGCCGAGGAGATGAGCGGCGAGAACACGCCCAGCCCCGTTCCGGCCGCGAAGATGAGCTTGAACGGGCGGCTCTCCTTGGTCGGTTCGTAGCCAAGCGCCTGCGGGATGATGTAGGCGGGCGTCCACATGATCGGAATGATGCTGTTGAACGCCGCCGCCGCGGCCCCGACGATGAACAGGACCATCGCCCACGTACCGAAGACCTCGACGAGCGCCTCGCCGGGCGTCATGAACGTATCGAGCGCGGTGTAGCCGAGCGCCGGCAGGATCGCCGCCGAGGCGATCAGTATTGCGACCGTCGTGATGCCGCCGACGCTGTATCCGACGGCCAGGTCCTTTCGCATCGTCGGGAGATCCGACTCGTCGGTCCAGCCCTTGTTCTTGACGAGGATCGATTCGAGGAAGAAGTTCGGCCAGAGCGCGGTCGTTCCGAGCAGGCCGGCCGCGACCGTCAGTGCCGCGGGGTTCTCGATGCTCGGGACGAACCCGCTCGCCACCGCGACCGGATCCGCGCCGCTTGGCAGCATGACGATCACGAAGACGAGCATGAGCGCCAGCATCATCCCGATCATGACGTTCTCGACCATGTCGTAATCGAGCAGGCCGACGCCGATCGCGACGAACGTCGTCGCGACCGCGACGGGCTGCCAGGCGATCGCCCCGCCCGAGAGGTACTGGACGGCGGCGCCGACCGCCGCGACCAATCCGAGCGTCCAGGCCACACAGCCGATCGAGAGGAACAGCGCGACGGTCGTCGCGCCGCCTCGCCCGAGCTTTCGCCTGACGAACACCATGAGCGATGTGCCGTGGATCCCCAGCCGGGCGCTCATGTCCTGGGCCATGAAGCCGAGCAGCGCCGCGCCGACGACCGCCCACAAAAGCGTATAGCCGTGGGCGACACCGGCCTGACTGGCGATGAAAACCGAGCCGGAGCCGAAGTAGCTCGCGACCATGACGAACGCGAGCCCGTACTCCTTGATCAGTGACGATACCCCCTCTAACCGACTCCGGCTGTCGTGCGTTGTTGCCATTGATGAGTGAAAGAGAACGGCTTAGTTATCGCGGGACCAAACGGCCGGACGATATGCGTACTCGGTGACGAATCGGGGGTTGTCACGCATAAGAACTCTGCTTGCGTCCGTACCGTCGACTATCGATCGTCGGTCGACGATTCGTTTTCAGGACGAGGCTTCGATCCGATCGGTCGATAGAGGCGGATCAAACGGTATCCCGTCCGAACAGCGTGCGTCTTCGCGGCCGCGCCCGATGCCTCGACTGGCCGCATCTTCGGTCGGGTCAGCGTTACGACGAATCGCGTCGGTGGTACGCGTAGCCGCCGACCACTCCGAGGGCGGCCGCGCTCGTCGTCCCCGGTTCGAGGATCGCCTCGCCGGAGTCGATTCGGACCCGGTACCGATCGGTTTCGCCGCCGGCGATCGATCCCTCGATCGTCTCGTCGAGCGCCGCGTCGTGGCGGCTGTTCGCGTAGACGTCGACCGTATACCGGGTTGCCGCACGACCGGTCAGCGCGATCGTGTAGGTCCCCTCGGGTGCGCCGTACCGGTAGTGAAGCGGGTCGTCACCGGTCGTTCTGGAGAGCGGTCGTCCCTCCGGATCGACGACGAGCGCGTCGAGTTCGGTCCCGGGCGAAACGAACAGCGTCGTACCGAACAGCCGGTCGTACAGCGATCCATCGCGCCCGAACCGACCCGAGCGCTCGCGACGGGCCCGGATCTCCCGGTCGCGATCGTTGTAGACGAACTGGTCGTACGGGATCCCGTACTCGATCGGTTGGGGAACCGGGTCGTCACCGGAAGTGTCGATCTCGAAGGTGTAGGTGAACCGCTCGTACATCTCGGCGGTGTAGTTCGGGTTGTACGCCGAGAGGACGGTTCGACCGGGGCGGCGGTCGTAGTCGTAGACGAGGAGCTGGTGGGAGCGAAGCGTTCCCGTCCGAAAGACCGTGATACCGGCCGTTCCGAAGGCATCGACCGCTGCTAGCAGATCGGCCAGCTGAGCCTCGTAATCGATCAGGGTGGGATCGAGCAGGTCGTACCGACCGAGCCACGCATCGAGGTCGACGTACTGCGAGGTATGATACTCCTTGATCTCATCGAGAACGGGCGTTTCGGGGGTCGTCAGCGGGGCTCGCGGGTGGGTGATCTCGGCGGCGGTCTCGAACCCGCCGGGGATCGTCTCCGGGGCCTCGAAGTACCGCTGGGCGGCGAAGATCAGTCCGTAACAGTAGCCGTTGGTGCGGGCCGCTTCGAGCAACCCCTCACGGGCGTGGTGTTCGAGCCGGTCGAGGAGTCCGGCGGGAAGCTCGTCGAGCGGGCGATCGAACACCCGAACGAAGGAGTCGCGCCACCCTTCCTCGAACTCGCCGTCCGTTTCCGGGTAGGGTCCCTTTTGCGTACGCCAGTTGTAAAACCCGAAACCGTGGCGGGTCGGATCGAACGACCGCTCGGCCGTCGCCGGCTCGACGGTCCCCGACCGCGACCCGCCCAGCCCCGGGGTGATCGCCGTGGCAGCCACCGAGACGGCAGCCAGAACCGACCGACGTGTCACACCACGACCATCCTCGGGAGAGGACCACCGCCTCGGATCAGGACCGCGCACGACGGATCACGTTATTATAAAGACAGAAAGAATATATAAAATTAATATAATGTCTGAGTGAGTCGGCCCCTTACCGGGAGGTAAGGGCGGATCGTAACCCCTTTAACCGGAACCGGCATACGTGGAGGTGAGTCCTGGTAGGGTAGTGGACCATCCTACGGGCTTGCGGAGCCTGTGACCGGAGTTCAAATCTCCGTCAGGACGTTTTCACGGCACACGGAGAACGAAAGGGGCAACTGCACTACGGTTGGCCGATCTCTCTTGAGTCCTGTTCCACTCGAAGTCGATGGTTTCCGACAGGATCCCGGTAAACCCGATTCGGTTTCGTTGTCCCTCGTGACGAGAGCGACCGCGTCGTTCGACCGTCGGTCCCACCGGGTTCCGAGCAGGGACTGATTCGGTTTCACGAACCGATCGAGTTCGTTAAAAGGATCGTCCGTGCTCGAATCCGCCGTTCGTACATATTTCGACAGTTATGTTTTCTAGATAACGAAAAGAGCTATGCTATGGGACCCCCACACAATGTCTATGCAGGAACAGTACTGTGGGTGGTGCGGAGCGAAGACCGTCGGCACCTTCGAACAGGAGGGGCAGACGTGGGTCTGTGGGATCTGCCGCGGTGCCGACCGTATCCCCGGCGAACCAGCCCACCACTTCTCGTAACCCTTCCCGAAACCACCGGGACGGTCTCAGAGGAGGAACGAGACGACCGCCAGGACCAGAAAGGCGATAACCAGCCACTTGGCGATGGTCATCGAGAGTCCCGCGATGCCGCCGGCACCGAGAGCGCCAGCGACGATCGCGAGAACGAAAAACAGGATGGCGAGTTCAAGCATCGCTCCCACCCCCTCGCCCGTTCGTCGGGCGAGTCGCCACGAGCGTCAGTCGACCGTTACGGACCGTGTTCATGTCATCTATGATGACCACGAGGCGAAATAGATAATCGGTGCTTGCTCTCGCAACCACGTTATATAGAGGAAGGGCGACAGACGCTACTCCCCGCGTCTCGAACCGTCGGTATGGACCGACCGCTTCGAATCGGGATCGCGCTGTACAACGACGGATGGTATCACGCCGCTCATGACGCCTGGGAACCGCCCTGGCTCGAACTGTCGTCGGGGACGGAAAAGCGGTTCCTCCAGGGGTTGATCCAGTACACCGCCGCGATTCACCACGCGCGCGGACGAAACTGGGCGGGTGCGACCGGACTCGCAGGGAGCGCGTACGGGTATCTCGACGGGTTGTCCGGGACGTATCGGGGCGTCGATCTGATCCCCGTTCGGGAGGGGCTGTCAGCGCTCGCGGGCGATCCGGAGTGGATCGAACGAACCGCCCCACCGCGACTCGTCCGCCGGGGCCGGACGCTCTCGCTTTCCGATCTCGACGCGAGGGACTGTCTGCTCGCCGCCCCGGTCCTCGCGGCAGCCGACGACTACGATGCGGAGACGGTCGAGCGCGCGTGTTCGTACGCACACGAGGCGATCGAGACGGGCGACTCGAACCTGTTTCTCGGACTCTGTACGGATTTCGTCCGCGAACCGGCCCACAGGGAACTCGTCTACGGCCGCCTCGCGGAGCACGTCTCCCGTCGGCGCTCGCGTGAGCGGGACGTCGAGGGGCTGTTCGACCCCAGCAGCTGACGGCCGTCGTTCGATGACGGCGGCGACCGAGGGGCAGCCAAGAGCCCGACGGCGACGACGCGATCGGGAAGTGGCTCGAAGCACCTGCCCGACGAGGACCGGGACCGAACCGAGTGACGAATCGGGATCGAAAGTGATCGAGCCCCGCGTCGAGAATCCGGCGGTCGAACCCGAGATAACCGGCGTTCAGTCGGTGTAGTCGGCGGAGTTGTCCCGGGGGTCGTAGTCGAGCACCTCGCGAGCGCGGTCGATCGAGTAGTACTTGCGGTCGTTGTCCGAGATGCCGTAGACGATCTCGAAGTCGTAGTCGGCTTCGAGACAGCGCGCGAAGAGGTGTGCACAGTCGCGATGGCTGAGCCACATCGCCTGCCCGCGCTCGTAGTCCCGCGGCGGGTGGTCCTTGGTGAGGTTGCCGATACGCACGCAGGCGACGCTGAGGTCGTGTTCGTCGTGGAAGAACCGGCCGAGAAGCTCGCCGGACGCCTTGGAGACGCCGTAGCGGTTGCCCGGACGGGGGAGTTCGGTGCCGTCGAGGCGGAAATCGTCCTTTGGGCGGTAGATCTCGGGAGTCCGAGTCTCGGT carries:
- a CDS encoding elongation factor EF-2, with amino-acid sequence MGRRKKIVQECERLMDKPENIRNIAIAAHVDHGKTTLTDNLLAGAGMIADEGEATRLMMDTEEDEQERGITIDAANVSMTHEYEDTNHLINLIDTPGHVDFGGDVTRAMRAVDGAMVVVDAVEGAMPQTETVVRQALREGVKPTLFINKVDRLISELQEGPEEMQQRLLSVIDDVNELIRGMTEDMDDIDEDWTVSVEDGTVAFGSALYRWGVSMPSMQATGIDFGDIIDLERNGERQELHDRTPLSDVVLDMVCEHFPNPLDAQPRRIPRIWRGDDESDLAEGMRLVDDDGEVVLMVTDIGVDPHAGEIAAGRVFSGTIEKGQELYVSGTANKNRVQSVGIYMGGEREEVEHVPAGNIAAVTGLRDAIAGSTVSSVEMTPFESIEHISEPVITKSVEAKSMDDLPKLIETLRQVSKEDPTIQITINEDTGEHLISGQGELHLEVITQRIERNQGIPVNTGEPIVVYREAIRGATDTVEGISPNRHNRFYLTAEPLSEDLVDAIKLGEVSMDMPEQERREALQEAGMDKDPSQNVEHIFGTNVLIDDTKGIQHLNETMELVIEGLEEALDEGPLAAEPVQGTLLRLNDARLHEDTIHRGPAQVIPAVRRAVHRALITGHVSLLEPIQNVRIDVPSEHMGSASGEIQGRRGRVDDMYQEGDLMVIEGIAPVDEM
- a CDS encoding sulfite exporter TauE/SafE family protein, producing MSPELAVLLAVIALFAGIGITAIGPGGVFVTIALFALAPLSSPEVAGTASATFVATGLLGSLVYFQSGEFAQGHAREIAIVLSATSVLGALAGSRLNFLLPEAVFGYLLSAFVATVGVVIVYRERVGLKPSNRIDAVPAQQRRIMIGTIGLGVGVLGGLLGVGGPVVAVPVLVMLGVPMLVAVAVAQVQSIFISAFAAASYATAGAVSVPVALLVGVPQLIGVVAGWKVAHLVDPGRLRVVLGIVLIVVAPTLLL
- a CDS encoding Nramp family divalent metal transporter, coding for MATTHDSRSRLEGVSSLIKEYGLAFVMVASYFGSGSVFIASQAGVAHGYTLLWAVVGAALLGFMAQDMSARLGIHGTSLMVFVRRKLGRGGATTVALFLSIGCVAWTLGLVAAVGAAVQYLSGGAIAWQPVAVATTFVAIGVGLLDYDMVENVMIGMMLALMLVFVIVMLPSGADPVAVASGFVPSIENPAALTVAAGLLGTTALWPNFFLESILVKNKGWTDESDLPTMRKDLAVGYSVGGITTVAILIASAAILPALGYTALDTFMTPGEALVEVFGTWAMVLFIVGAAAAAFNSIIPIMWTPAYIIPQALGYEPTKESRPFKLIFAAGTGLGVFSPLISSALDLGVVDMVVLFPTYNGIFGLPLAAALLFWSVNDRETMGEYTNSLKLNAINATLVLLAIVLAVFSARDFVGMLFGGGL
- a CDS encoding DUF1328 family protein; protein product: MLELAILFFVLAIVAGALGAGGIAGLSMTIAKWLVIAFLVLAVVSFLL
- a CDS encoding DUF309 domain-containing protein; the protein is MDRPLRIGIALYNDGWYHAAHDAWEPPWLELSSGTEKRFLQGLIQYTAAIHHARGRNWAGATGLAGSAYGYLDGLSGTYRGVDLIPVREGLSALAGDPEWIERTAPPRLVRRGRTLSLSDLDARDCLLAAPVLAAADDYDAETVERACSYAHEAIETGDSNLFLGLCTDFVREPAHRELVYGRLAEHVSRRRSRERDVEGLFDPSS
- the azf gene encoding NAD-dependent glucose-6-phosphate dehydrogenase Azf; its protein translation is MDAPVLLTGSEGRVGSAILDHLSEEYDWRLLDRDPPSEERPGEFFVGDITEYDEVREAMDGTKAVIHLAGDPRPEAPWDSVLRNNIDGTHTVMEAAVDAGVDRFVFASSNHTVGAYETETRTPEIYRPKDDFRLDGTELPRPGNRYGVSKASGELLGRFFHDEHDLSVACVRIGNLTKDHPPRDYERGQAMWLSHRDCAHLFARCLEADYDFEIVYGISDNDRKYYSIDRAREVLDYDPRDNSADYTD